Proteins from one Catenuloplanes atrovinosus genomic window:
- a CDS encoding anti-sigma factor family protein yields the protein MRCDYAYDDGAYVLGALSPGERAAYERHLSTCSFCREAVAEIAVLPGLLGRLDPADFAELAVPAERSRLPRVITAATTERRRSRRTSRWRYAGTLVAAAALALVVGLGADALRGTGPEGTTPIAEGSASSPSAPPSLTEMKPVAETVPVSAAVGLTTKEYGTAVVMECAYEPTGKEGKAILFRLIAKGADGTEDQIGSWWAAPGDKVELTGLTHYTGDELDRLELIRSDDTSLLTYVID from the coding sequence ATGAGGTGCGACTACGCGTACGACGACGGCGCGTACGTCCTCGGCGCACTGTCCCCCGGAGAGCGGGCCGCCTACGAGCGGCACCTGTCCACCTGTTCGTTCTGCCGGGAGGCGGTCGCGGAGATCGCGGTGCTGCCCGGCCTGCTCGGACGGCTCGACCCGGCGGACTTCGCCGAGCTGGCCGTCCCGGCGGAGCGGTCCCGGCTGCCCCGCGTCATCACGGCCGCCACCACGGAACGGCGCCGCAGCCGCCGCACGAGCCGATGGCGGTACGCCGGAACGCTCGTCGCCGCGGCCGCGCTCGCGCTGGTGGTGGGGCTCGGGGCGGACGCGCTGCGCGGCACCGGTCCGGAGGGCACGACACCGATCGCGGAGGGCTCGGCCTCGTCGCCGTCGGCACCGCCGTCGCTGACGGAGATGAAGCCGGTCGCCGAGACCGTGCCCGTCTCCGCCGCGGTGGGGCTGACGACCAAGGAGTACGGCACCGCGGTCGTCATGGAGTGCGCCTACGAGCCGACCGGCAAGGAGGGCAAGGCGATCCTGTTCCGGCTGATCGCCAAGGGTGCCGACGGGACCGAGGACCAGATCGGGTCGTGGTGGGCCGCACCGGGGGACAAGGTCGAGCTGACCGGCTTGACGCACTACACGGGGGATGAACTGGACCGGCTGGAGCTGATCCGGTCCGACGACACGTCACTGCTGACGTACGTCATCGACTGA
- a CDS encoding sigma-70 family RNA polymerase sigma factor, which yields MTDEGTALLRVLHDEHGDALFAHALRLAGGDRQRAEDLCQETLLRAWRHPEALDPQRGSVRAWLFTTARNLAIDAWRRRSARPGEVITDVLPEPPPTEDEADRAVEAWTVAEALSRLSPAHREVLVECFYQGRSVSEAAQRLGVPPGTIKSRTHYALRALRMALEEMGVMR from the coding sequence TTGACGGACGAGGGGACCGCACTGCTGCGGGTCTTGCACGACGAGCACGGGGACGCGCTGTTCGCTCACGCACTGCGGCTCGCCGGAGGTGACCGTCAGCGTGCCGAGGATCTGTGTCAGGAGACGTTGCTCCGTGCGTGGCGGCATCCGGAGGCGCTGGACCCGCAGCGGGGTTCGGTACGGGCGTGGCTGTTCACGACCGCACGGAACCTGGCGATCGACGCGTGGCGACGGCGATCCGCACGACCCGGTGAGGTGATCACCGACGTGCTGCCGGAGCCACCACCGACGGAAGACGAGGCTGACCGCGCAGTGGAGGCGTGGACCGTCGCCGAGGCTCTGTCCCGGCTCTCCCCGGCACATCGGGAGGTCCTGGTGGAGTGCTTCTACCAGGGACGATCGGTGTCGGAGGCGGCACAACGGCTGGGCGTCCCGCCCGGCACCATCAAGTCCAGGACCCACTACGCGTTACGAGCTCTGCGCATGGCGCTGGAAGAAATGGGGGTGATGCGATGA
- a CDS encoding polyprenyl synthetase family protein, protein MHASGIDFVDPAIEASVSAILEEVEASLRDSVDNADPLVREASMHLVSAGGKRFRPLLVAVGAHLGDPARPRVTEAAVVMELTHLATLYHDDVMDEAAVRRGAPSANSRWTNSVAILVGDYLFARAADIAADLGTEAVRLQARTFSQLVQGQLAETVGPRDGDPIAHHLQVIEDKTASLIATSARFGGLFSGAPADQVEALAGYGTSMGIAFQLSDDLLDIASESIQSGKTPGTDLREGVPTLPMLYALASDDADAGSIRLRELLSMGPLVDDALHAEALGLLRESPAMKRARETVRTYADEARSRIAVLPEGPTRRTLEGLCDFISDRTS, encoded by the coding sequence GTGCATGCGAGCGGGATCGACTTCGTCGACCCCGCCATCGAGGCGTCGGTGTCGGCGATCCTCGAGGAGGTCGAGGCCAGTCTCCGGGACAGCGTCGACAACGCGGATCCGCTGGTCCGCGAGGCGTCGATGCACCTCGTCTCGGCCGGCGGCAAGCGCTTCCGCCCGCTGCTGGTCGCGGTCGGCGCCCACCTCGGCGACCCGGCGAGGCCACGCGTCACCGAGGCGGCCGTGGTGATGGAGCTGACCCACCTGGCCACGCTCTACCACGACGACGTCATGGACGAGGCCGCGGTCCGGCGCGGTGCCCCCAGCGCCAACAGCCGGTGGACGAACTCGGTGGCCATCCTGGTCGGCGACTACCTCTTCGCCCGGGCCGCGGACATCGCGGCCGACCTCGGCACCGAGGCGGTCCGGCTCCAGGCCCGCACGTTCTCCCAACTGGTCCAGGGCCAGCTCGCCGAGACCGTGGGGCCGCGCGACGGTGACCCGATCGCCCACCACCTCCAGGTGATCGAGGACAAGACCGCCTCGCTGATCGCCACTTCGGCGCGGTTCGGCGGCCTGTTCTCCGGCGCGCCGGCCGACCAGGTCGAGGCGCTGGCCGGTTACGGCACGTCGATGGGCATCGCGTTCCAGCTCTCCGACGACCTGCTGGACATCGCGTCCGAGTCGATCCAGTCCGGCAAGACCCCCGGCACCGACCTGCGCGAGGGCGTCCCGACGCTGCCGATGCTCTACGCGCTGGCCTCGGACGACGCGGACGCCGGCTCGATCCGGCTGCGCGAGCTGCTCTCGATGGGCCCGCTGGTGGACGACGCGCTGCACGCCGAGGCGCTCGGCCTGCTGCGCGAGTCGCCGGCGATGAAGCGCGCCCGGGAGACGGTCCGGACATACGCGGACGAAGCCCGCAGCCGGATAGCGGTCCTGCCGGAGGGGCCGACGCGGCGGACGCTCGAGGGCCTCTGCGACTTCATCTCCGACCGCACGTCGTAA
- the lysS gene encoding lysine--tRNA ligase, producing the protein MAAGSDVDWVNRFADEVIAEAERRAPGKPIVCASGLSPSGPIHLGNLREVMTPHLVADEIRRRGRDVVHLISWDDFDRYRKVPRGIAGIDPEDPAWQAHIGKPLTRVPAPPGSAYSSWAEHFKAAMIESLAELGVEYRGISQTEMYTSGAYRDQVLLAMRERGRIDAILDRYRTKDRDAAPKKGPKQQGPKLDEADEAAAAEAAEGSGAADEDDGATATGYYPFKPFCANCGKDFTTVVSYDDESTELTYTCVCGHTATVLLSEFTDGKLVWKVDWPMRWAYEGVVFEPSGVDHQSPGSSFVVGGQIVAEIFGGERPIGPMYAFVGISGQAKMSSSKGGVPTPGDALGIMEPALLRWLYARRRPNQSFKVAFDQEIQRLYDEWDAVEKRIAAGTANEVDVAVHARSATTAAGALPITPRPVAYRTLASVADITTGDEAQMLRILRDLDPAAPVESLSEVRPRLDRAATWVANHVPVEQRTRVRDEPDLDLLKSLDDTQRESLRLLVAGLDEHWSLEGLTTLVYGVPKVLAGLSPDTKPTPELKAAQRSFFALLYHLLVGRDTGPRLPTLLLAVGADRVRRLLSA; encoded by the coding sequence GTGGCTGCTGGCAGCGATGTTGACTGGGTCAATCGGTTCGCGGACGAGGTGATCGCGGAGGCGGAGCGTCGTGCGCCGGGCAAGCCGATCGTCTGTGCGTCGGGGTTGAGCCCGTCCGGCCCGATCCACCTGGGCAACCTGCGCGAGGTGATGACGCCGCACCTGGTCGCGGACGAGATCCGGCGGCGCGGCCGCGACGTCGTGCACCTCATCTCGTGGGACGACTTCGACCGGTACCGGAAGGTGCCGAGGGGCATCGCCGGCATCGACCCCGAGGACCCGGCGTGGCAGGCGCACATCGGCAAGCCGCTGACCCGGGTCCCGGCGCCGCCCGGCAGCGCGTATTCCAGCTGGGCCGAGCACTTCAAGGCCGCGATGATCGAGTCGCTGGCGGAGCTGGGCGTGGAGTACCGCGGCATCAGCCAGACCGAGATGTACACCTCCGGTGCGTACCGTGACCAGGTTCTGCTGGCCATGCGGGAGCGAGGGCGGATCGACGCGATCCTGGACCGCTACCGGACGAAGGACCGGGACGCCGCGCCGAAGAAGGGCCCGAAGCAGCAGGGCCCGAAGCTGGACGAGGCGGACGAGGCCGCCGCCGCGGAGGCCGCCGAGGGCTCGGGCGCGGCCGACGAGGACGACGGCGCGACCGCGACCGGCTACTACCCGTTCAAGCCGTTCTGCGCGAACTGCGGCAAGGACTTCACCACCGTCGTCTCCTACGACGACGAGAGCACCGAGCTGACCTACACCTGCGTCTGTGGGCACACCGCGACCGTGCTGCTGAGCGAGTTCACGGACGGCAAGCTGGTGTGGAAGGTCGACTGGCCGATGCGCTGGGCCTACGAGGGCGTCGTCTTCGAGCCCTCGGGCGTGGACCACCAGTCGCCGGGCAGTTCGTTCGTGGTCGGCGGGCAAATCGTGGCCGAGATCTTCGGTGGTGAGCGGCCGATCGGCCCGATGTACGCGTTCGTCGGCATCTCCGGTCAGGCGAAGATGTCCAGCTCCAAGGGCGGCGTGCCGACGCCGGGCGACGCGCTGGGGATCATGGAGCCGGCCCTGCTGCGCTGGCTGTACGCGCGCCGCCGGCCGAACCAGTCGTTCAAGGTCGCATTCGACCAGGAGATCCAGCGGCTCTACGACGAGTGGGACGCGGTGGAGAAGCGGATCGCGGCCGGCACCGCGAACGAGGTGGACGTGGCCGTGCACGCGCGCTCGGCCACCACCGCCGCCGGGGCGCTGCCGATCACGCCCCGTCCGGTGGCGTACCGGACGCTGGCCAGCGTCGCCGACATCACCACCGGCGACGAGGCGCAGATGCTGCGGATCCTGCGCGACCTCGACCCGGCGGCGCCGGTGGAGAGCCTGTCGGAGGTGCGGCCGCGGCTGGACCGGGCGGCGACCTGGGTGGCCAACCACGTGCCGGTGGAGCAGCGCACCCGGGTGCGGGACGAGCCGGACCTGGACCTGCTCAAGAGCCTGGACGACACGCAGCGGGAGTCGCTGCGGCTGCTGGTGGCCGGGCTGGACGAGCACTGGTCGCTGGAGGGCCTCACCACGCTGGTCTACGGCGTGCCGAAGGTGCTGGCCGGGCTGTCGCCGGACACCAAGCCGACGCCGGAGCTGAAGGCGGCGCAGCGGTCGTTCTTCGCGCTGCTCTACCACCTGCTGGTCGGCCGGGACACCGGCCCGCGCCTGCCCACGCTGCTGCTGGCCGTGGGCGCGGACCGCGTTCGCCGCCTGCTGAGCGCCTGA
- a CDS encoding MFS transporter, protein MAKIRFTPGPITSVLVTTIAVVVPGFLVGGLAVQIGESFPLSPAQLGLAISVYFGVSALASVPAGHLVERYGAGPTARAAILLSAASLLAIGLLAHSALTLTLLLAAGAGANALGQIAGNAALARHVSPGRQGLSFGTKQAAIPLSTLLAGAAVPTVALTLGWRWAFVAAAVLALCALPVVPSAPAVVREPGASSGRATAGLIVVAISATLGSGSANALSTFLVDSTVARGVGPGPAGLALTLGSAVCVVTRVLGGYLADRLPDRQLAVISGQLLLGAGGLALLTVGGNAALLTGVVLGFGLGWAWPGLMNFAVVRLHPQSPAAATSVTQTGVYAGGCLGPLTLGFVATHSGYTTMWLAAASGMLTAAFCMRLGAVLLRRS, encoded by the coding sequence ATGGCCAAGATCCGCTTCACCCCGGGTCCGATCACGAGCGTCCTCGTCACCACGATCGCGGTCGTCGTCCCCGGCTTCCTCGTCGGCGGGCTCGCGGTCCAGATCGGCGAGTCCTTCCCGCTCTCCCCGGCCCAACTCGGACTCGCGATCTCCGTCTACTTCGGCGTCAGCGCGCTCGCCTCGGTGCCGGCCGGGCACCTGGTCGAGCGGTACGGCGCCGGCCCCACCGCGCGCGCCGCCATCCTGCTCTCCGCCGCGTCGCTGCTCGCGATCGGCCTGCTCGCCCACTCCGCGCTCACGCTCACGCTGCTGCTCGCGGCCGGCGCCGGCGCGAACGCGCTCGGCCAGATCGCCGGCAACGCCGCGCTCGCCCGGCACGTCTCCCCCGGACGGCAGGGACTGTCGTTCGGCACCAAGCAGGCCGCGATCCCGCTCTCCACGCTGCTGGCCGGCGCCGCGGTGCCGACCGTGGCGCTCACGCTCGGCTGGCGGTGGGCGTTCGTGGCCGCGGCCGTGCTGGCGCTGTGCGCGCTCCCGGTCGTACCGTCCGCGCCCGCGGTGGTCCGCGAGCCCGGCGCCTCGTCCGGCCGCGCCACGGCCGGGCTGATCGTGGTCGCGATCTCCGCCACGCTCGGGTCCGGCTCCGCGAACGCGCTCAGCACGTTCCTGGTCGACTCGACCGTGGCCCGCGGCGTCGGCCCCGGGCCCGCCGGGCTGGCGCTCACGCTGGGCAGCGCGGTCTGCGTGGTCACCCGCGTGCTCGGCGGCTACCTCGCGGACCGGCTGCCGGACCGGCAGCTCGCGGTCATCTCCGGGCAGCTGCTGCTCGGCGCGGGCGGCCTGGCGCTGCTCACGGTCGGCGGCAACGCGGCGCTGCTGACCGGCGTGGTGCTCGGCTTCGGGCTCGGCTGGGCGTGGCCCGGCCTGATGAACTTCGCGGTCGTCCGCCTGCACCCGCAGTCGCCCGCCGCCGCCACCTCGGTCACCCAGACCGGCGTCTACGCGGGCGGCTGTCTGGGGCCGCTGACGCTCGGATTCGTCGCCACCCACTCCGGATACACCACGATGTGGCTGGCGGCCGCCAGCGGGATGCTGACGGCCGCGTTCTGCATGAGGCTCGGTGCGGTCCTGCTCCGCCGTTCCTAG
- a CDS encoding IclR family transcriptional regulator, whose amino-acid sequence MRDPLAEPSDLIRSVSRALRVLESVGRAPRGLTVKQIARRCELTVATTYHLVRTLAYEGYVIRREDGTYIVGLEIADRYRELVAAFRGPPAVGDALRRAAADSGYSHYLGRFVGSKVAITAVAEGPRSPYVEDLVPGFDEGAHATALGKALLATLTPDQRARYLRDFGMRPFTAQTLTSVEQLENDLAAGERRGMQIEMGQFRQGVACAGLIVTPDRDLERRVVIACALPAAELMTSARVLRTRLQATARVVAEALATGESNGTG is encoded by the coding sequence GTGCGCGACCCCTTAGCGGAGCCGTCCGACCTGATTCGTAGCGTCTCGCGTGCGCTACGTGTCTTGGAATCGGTCGGGCGGGCACCGCGTGGACTGACGGTGAAGCAGATCGCACGGCGGTGCGAGCTGACGGTGGCGACGACGTACCACCTGGTCAGGACCCTCGCTTACGAGGGCTACGTGATCAGGCGGGAGGACGGCACCTACATCGTCGGCCTCGAGATCGCCGATCGGTACCGGGAACTGGTCGCCGCGTTCCGCGGGCCGCCCGCGGTCGGAGACGCGTTACGCCGGGCCGCGGCGGACAGCGGCTACAGCCACTACTTAGGTCGCTTCGTCGGCAGCAAGGTGGCGATAACGGCGGTGGCGGAGGGCCCCCGTTCGCCCTATGTGGAGGATCTGGTCCCCGGCTTCGACGAGGGGGCACACGCGACGGCGCTCGGCAAGGCGCTGCTGGCCACGCTGACGCCGGACCAGCGAGCGCGATATCTGCGGGACTTCGGCATGCGGCCGTTCACCGCGCAGACGCTGACCTCGGTCGAGCAGCTGGAGAACGATCTGGCCGCCGGTGAGCGGCGCGGTATGCAGATCGAGATGGGACAGTTCCGGCAGGGCGTCGCGTGCGCCGGGCTGATCGTGACGCCGGACCGGGACCTGGAGCGGCGCGTGGTGATCGCCTGTGCGCTGCCGGCCGCGGAGCTGATGACCTCGGCCCGCGTGCTGCGGACCCGGCTGCAGGCCACCGCGCGCGTGGTCGCGGAGGCGCTGGCCACCGGCGAGTCCAACGGCACGGGCTGA
- a CDS encoding phage holin family protein yields the protein MGILIRLGISALALWIATLIIPGISLETDSLGGAIGTLVAVAVIFGVVNAVLRPIIKVVGCGFYLLTLGLVALIVNGLLFMLTGWIAGELSLPFEVDGFWSALFGALLVSIVSWALNLFVPDGDD from the coding sequence GTGGGCATCCTCATTCGGCTCGGCATCAGCGCGCTGGCGCTCTGGATCGCCACGCTGATCATCCCGGGCATCTCGCTCGAGACCGACTCACTCGGCGGCGCGATCGGCACGCTGGTGGCCGTCGCGGTCATCTTCGGCGTCGTCAACGCGGTGCTCCGCCCGATCATCAAGGTGGTCGGCTGCGGGTTCTACCTGCTGACCCTGGGCCTGGTCGCGCTGATCGTGAACGGGCTGCTGTTCATGCTGACCGGCTGGATCGCCGGTGAGCTGAGCCTGCCCTTCGAGGTGGACGGCTTCTGGTCCGCCCTGTTCGGCGCGCTGCTGGTGTCGATCGTGAGCTGGGCGCTGAACCTGTTCGTTCCGGACGGCGACGACTGA
- the rarD gene encoding EamA family transporter RarD: MDETRRGLAYGLTAYAIWGFFPLYIRLLRPAGAVEILAHRVVWSVAFVAVLLTVARGWSFLRSLRGQRRRAAGIVLAAVLIGINWGGYIYGVNSERVVETALGYFITPLVVVLLGVVALRERLRVAQWVALGVGALAVVVLTVDYGRLPYIALTLAASFGTYSLVKKNLALPASGGLFVESAVLALPALAYLAWLTASGDSTFGTEGAGHLALMVVSGAATAIPLILFAGAANRLPLTAVGILQYVAPILQLAVGLFVFHEPMPPARLAGFALVWIALIVFTVDGIRASRAARRAAVPATAATAA, encoded by the coding sequence ATGGACGAGACACGCCGCGGACTCGCGTACGGCCTGACCGCGTACGCCATCTGGGGTTTCTTCCCGCTCTACATCCGGCTACTGCGGCCGGCCGGCGCGGTGGAGATCCTGGCGCACCGCGTGGTCTGGTCCGTCGCGTTCGTGGCCGTGCTGCTCACCGTGGCCCGGGGCTGGTCGTTCCTGCGCTCGCTGCGCGGGCAGCGGCGGCGGGCCGCCGGCATCGTGCTGGCCGCCGTGCTGATCGGCATCAACTGGGGCGGCTACATCTACGGCGTGAACTCGGAGCGGGTGGTGGAGACCGCGCTCGGCTACTTCATCACGCCGCTGGTCGTGGTGCTGCTCGGCGTGGTGGCGCTGCGCGAGCGGCTGCGCGTGGCGCAGTGGGTCGCACTCGGCGTGGGCGCGCTCGCGGTGGTGGTGCTCACCGTCGACTACGGCCGGCTGCCGTACATCGCGCTCACGCTGGCCGCCAGCTTCGGCACGTACAGTCTGGTCAAGAAGAACCTGGCGCTACCGGCGTCCGGCGGGCTGTTCGTCGAGTCGGCGGTGCTGGCGCTGCCCGCGCTGGCCTATCTGGCCTGGCTGACCGCGTCCGGCGACTCCACGTTCGGCACCGAGGGCGCCGGCCACCTGGCGCTGATGGTGGTGTCCGGCGCCGCGACCGCGATCCCGCTGATCCTGTTCGCGGGTGCGGCGAACCGTCTCCCGCTCACCGCGGTCGGAATCCTTCAGTACGTGGCACCGATCCTGCAGCTCGCGGTCGGCCTGTTCGTGTTCCACGAGCCGATGCCCCCGGCCCGGCTGGCCGGGTTCGCGCTGGTCTGGATCGCTTTGATCGTCTTCACCGTGGACGGCATCCGGGCGAGCCGTGCGGCCCGTCGCGCGGCGGTACCGGCGACCGCCGCCACCGCCGCGTAA
- a CDS encoding PhoX family protein: MSERPRLLPLIGQPGHSGRSAMTCLYRCGNACDHPVPNESENEYFGDLVSGEVSRRGVMRAGAIGAMVLGFSGAAAAAATPAMAAPVAEGFVPAATRKPGNGTKGRLDFKPIPPNTLDNLVVPNGYDHAVVIKWGDEVVPGAPGFDLNKQTGKAQSKQFGYNNDFVGVIPLGRDGDKALLVVNHEYTNENLMFPGFTTMDALTTEQIKVAMAAHGMSVVEIERVDETGEWVVVGRGRRSYNRRITASETQFQFTGPAAGSAWLKTAADPRGTTPIGTLNNCAGGVTPWGTVLSGEENFNQYFVGGDAVAAELKPRYARYGISTTARYPSDSRKWERVQERFDLAKHPNEANRFGWIVEVDPFDPESKPRKHTALGRFKHEGANVIVAKNGKVVAYMGDDERFDYLYKFVSDKKYIAGDSSYARKNNLSLLESGTLYVAKLSYTSAAEIDGSGKLPSDGAFNGTGQWIKLVSGNKSFVEGMTAADVLVFTRLAGDKVGATKMDRPEDVQPSLISGKIYAAMTNNTNRGVGTNAPADEANPRNANKHGHIFEITEDRGDHTGETFSWALPIVCGDPADSATYFSGYDKTKVSPISCPDNVAFDSTGNLWISTDGNALGGNDGLFATPIEGPEKGHLKQFLTVPRGAETCGPFITSDDRSVFVAVQHPGEINGASVENPASSWPDGDIAKPGVVVTWRRDGGYIGA, from the coding sequence ATGTCCGAACGCCCCCGCCTGCTGCCGCTGATCGGCCAGCCCGGCCACAGCGGCCGTAGCGCGATGACGTGCCTCTACCGCTGCGGCAACGCGTGCGACCACCCGGTTCCGAACGAGTCGGAGAACGAGTACTTCGGCGACCTGGTCTCCGGTGAGGTCTCCCGTCGCGGCGTGATGCGCGCCGGCGCGATCGGCGCCATGGTGCTCGGTTTCAGCGGCGCCGCTGCCGCCGCCGCCACGCCGGCGATGGCCGCCCCGGTCGCCGAGGGCTTCGTCCCCGCCGCCACCCGCAAGCCCGGCAACGGTACGAAGGGCAGGCTCGACTTCAAGCCGATCCCGCCGAACACGCTGGACAACCTGGTCGTCCCGAACGGCTACGACCACGCCGTCGTGATCAAGTGGGGCGACGAGGTCGTCCCCGGCGCGCCCGGCTTCGACCTGAACAAGCAGACCGGCAAGGCGCAGTCGAAGCAGTTCGGCTACAACAACGACTTCGTCGGCGTGATCCCGCTGGGCCGGGACGGCGACAAGGCGCTGCTCGTGGTCAACCACGAGTACACCAACGAGAACCTGATGTTCCCGGGCTTCACCACGATGGACGCGCTGACCACGGAGCAGATCAAGGTCGCGATGGCCGCCCACGGCATGTCCGTGGTGGAGATCGAGCGGGTCGACGAGACCGGCGAGTGGGTGGTGGTCGGCCGTGGCCGCCGCTCCTACAACCGCCGGATCACCGCGTCCGAGACGCAGTTCCAGTTCACCGGCCCGGCCGCCGGCTCCGCCTGGCTGAAGACCGCCGCCGACCCGCGCGGCACCACGCCGATCGGCACGCTGAACAACTGCGCCGGTGGCGTCACGCCGTGGGGCACCGTGCTCTCCGGCGAGGAGAACTTCAACCAGTACTTCGTCGGCGGCGACGCGGTCGCTGCGGAGCTGAAGCCGCGTTACGCCCGCTACGGCATCTCCACCACGGCCCGCTACCCCAGCGACAGCCGCAAGTGGGAGCGGGTGCAGGAGCGCTTCGACCTGGCCAAGCACCCCAACGAGGCGAACCGCTTCGGCTGGATCGTCGAGGTCGACCCGTTCGACCCGGAGTCCAAGCCGCGCAAGCACACCGCGCTGGGCCGGTTCAAGCACGAGGGCGCGAACGTCATCGTGGCGAAGAACGGCAAGGTCGTGGCGTACATGGGCGACGACGAGCGGTTCGACTACCTGTACAAGTTCGTCTCCGACAAGAAGTACATCGCCGGGGACTCCTCGTACGCGCGGAAGAACAACCTGTCGCTGCTCGAGTCCGGCACGCTCTACGTGGCCAAGCTCAGCTACACCAGCGCCGCCGAGATCGACGGCTCCGGCAAGCTGCCGAGCGACGGCGCCTTCAACGGCACCGGCCAGTGGATCAAGCTGGTCAGCGGCAACAAGTCGTTCGTCGAGGGCATGACCGCGGCGGACGTGCTGGTCTTCACCCGCCTCGCCGGTGACAAGGTCGGCGCCACCAAGATGGACCGTCCCGAGGACGTCCAGCCGAGCCTGATCAGCGGCAAGATCTACGCGGCGATGACCAACAACACCAACCGCGGCGTCGGTACGAACGCGCCCGCCGACGAGGCGAACCCGCGCAACGCCAACAAGCACGGCCACATCTTCGAGATCACCGAGGACCGTGGCGACCACACCGGCGAGACGTTCTCCTGGGCGCTGCCGATCGTCTGCGGCGACCCGGCGGACTCGGCGACGTACTTCTCGGGCTACGACAAGACCAAGGTCTCGCCGATCTCCTGCCCGGACAACGTCGCGTTCGACTCGACCGGCAACCTCTGGATCTCCACCGACGGCAACGCGCTGGGCGGCAACGACGGCCTCTTCGCCACGCCGATCGAGGGTCCGGAGAAGGGCCACCTCAAGCAGTTCCTCACCGTGCCGCGCGGCGCGGAGACCTGCGGCCCGTTCATCACCTCCGACGACCGGTCGGTGTTCGTGGCGGTCCAGCACCCGGGCGAGATCAACGGCGCCTCGGTGGAGAACCCGGCCTCGAGCTGGCCCGACGGTGACATCGCCAAGCCGGGCGTCGTGGTGACCTGGCGCCGCGACGGCGGCTACATCGGCGCCTGA